From one Triticum urartu cultivar G1812 chromosome 3, Tu2.1, whole genome shotgun sequence genomic stretch:
- the LOC125542660 gene encoding very-long-chain (3R)-3-hydroxyacyl-CoA dehydratase PASTICCINO 2A-like isoform X2, with protein MATAASATALRRLYLSAYNWVVFFGWAQVMCYAASALLESGHEAVYAAVERPLQFAQTAAFMEILHSILGFVRSPISTTLPQITGRLYITWGILWSFHEVIRYFFFGMKETFGVAPYWLLWLRYSTFLVFYPTGIVSEVGLILVAMPFMKTSRKYFMMPNKWNFSFNYHYELTLVTALIIPGFPYLFRYMVAKRKKVLSAAKTA; from the exons ATGGCGACCGCCGCGTCCGCGACGGCGCTCCGGCGGCTCTACCTCTCCGCCTACAACTGGGTCGTCTTCTTCGGATG GGCGCAGGTGATGTGCTACGCGGCCTCGGCGCTGCTGGAGAGCGGCCACGAGGCCGTCTACGCCGCCGTCGAGCGGCCGCTGCAGTTCGCGCAGACCGCAGCCTTCATGGAG ATTCTGCATTCGATTCTAG GGTTTGTGAGGTCTCCGATCTCGACAACTCTCCCACAAATCACTGGAAGATTGTACATCACATGGGGCATCTTGTGGAGCTTTCATGAG GTCATCCGATATTTTTTCTTTGGTATGAAGGAGACATTTGGGGTTGCACCTTACTGGCTCCTATGGCTTAG GTATAGCACCTTTCTGGTGTTCTATCCTACCGGCATCGTAAGCGAGGTTGGCCTGATCTTAGTTGCCATGCCTTTTATGAAG ACATCAAGGAAATATTTTATGATGCCTAATAAATGGAATTTCTCCTTCAACTACCACTATGAATTGACTCTTGTCACAGCTCTAATCATACCAG GATTTCCATACTTGTTCCGTTATATGGTGGCTAAGCGGAAGAAGGTCTTGTCGGCGGCAAAAACGGCATGA
- the LOC125542660 gene encoding very-long-chain (3R)-3-hydroxyacyl-CoA dehydratase PASTICCINO 2A-like isoform X1, protein MATAASATALRRLYLSAYNWVVFFGWAQVMCYAASALLESGHEAVYAAVERPLQFAQTAAFMEILHSILGFVRSPISTTLPQITGRLYITWGILWSFHEAQSHILLTSLIISWSITEVIRYFFFGMKETFGVAPYWLLWLRYSTFLVFYPTGIVSEVGLILVAMPFMKTSRKYFMMPNKWNFSFNYHYELTLVTALIIPGFPYLFRYMVAKRKKVLSAAKTA, encoded by the exons ATGGCGACCGCCGCGTCCGCGACGGCGCTCCGGCGGCTCTACCTCTCCGCCTACAACTGGGTCGTCTTCTTCGGATG GGCGCAGGTGATGTGCTACGCGGCCTCGGCGCTGCTGGAGAGCGGCCACGAGGCCGTCTACGCCGCCGTCGAGCGGCCGCTGCAGTTCGCGCAGACCGCAGCCTTCATGGAG ATTCTGCATTCGATTCTAG GGTTTGTGAGGTCTCCGATCTCGACAACTCTCCCACAAATCACTGGAAGATTGTACATCACATGGGGCATCTTGTGGAGCTTTCATGAG GCGCAGTCTCATATTCTTTTAACTTCATTGATCATAAGTTGGTCTATCACTGAG GTCATCCGATATTTTTTCTTTGGTATGAAGGAGACATTTGGGGTTGCACCTTACTGGCTCCTATGGCTTAG GTATAGCACCTTTCTGGTGTTCTATCCTACCGGCATCGTAAGCGAGGTTGGCCTGATCTTAGTTGCCATGCCTTTTATGAAG ACATCAAGGAAATATTTTATGATGCCTAATAAATGGAATTTCTCCTTCAACTACCACTATGAATTGACTCTTGTCACAGCTCTAATCATACCAG GATTTCCATACTTGTTCCGTTATATGGTGGCTAAGCGGAAGAAGGTCTTGTCGGCGGCAAAAACGGCATGA
- the LOC125542661 gene encoding uncharacterized protein LOC125542661 isoform X2: MGGEPLLTSLSMENNNSHPCTLLSMDPAGSHPASAESSGGGGAVNGVGASADRELFIIPRHESVRQGPPDINVPLSADPSPPPALWSLDTFDIFDVGLGTHTHESEVALTLPKSSGNGSAAVGVGARKCAKRGDSIWGAWFFFNHYFRPALVEKAKEKVTRDASGSITGFDKSDLRLDVFLVQHDMENLYMWVFKDRPDNALGKMQLRSFMNGHSKHGEPSFPFSADKGFSRSHRMQRKHYRGLSNPQCLHGIEIVNSPNLSAVPEADMKRWAELTGRELNFSVPSEASDFESWRNLPSTDFELDRPQPAASKTVPHTSHNNNHKKALNGSGLNLSTPPSSDDGMDLSPKCHKRRKDFFGHGVEEDCAMANNSCSEREQEVEVHTGEPSWMHDFTGVAKHASGPVTAAKTIYEDDEGYLIMVSMLLSDPHSVKVTWRNTLTHGVVKITCVSTARMPFIKRHDRTFKLTDPSPEHCPPGEFVREIPLATRIPENAKIEAYYDETGTGLEIMVPKHRVGPEEHEVQVLHHYIGGDPLDYSFL; this comes from the exons ATGGGAGGAGAGCCCCTCCTCACCTCCCTCTCCATGGAGAACAACAACAGCCATCCCTGCACCCTCCTCTCCATGGACCCGGCGGGGTCGCACCCGGCCTCAGCCGAGTCatccggcggtggcggcgccgtCAACGGGGTTGGCGCCAGTGCTGACAGGGAACTCTTCATCATTCCGCGGCACGAGTCTGTGCGTCAAGGCCCGCCGGACATCAACGTCCCGCTGTCAGCAGACCCCTCCCCGCCGCCTGCATTGTGGAGCCTTGACACGTTCGACATTTTCGATGTCGGCCTTGGCACGCACACCCATGAGTCTGAGGTTGCGCTGACCCTTCCAAAGTCGAGCGGCAACGGCAGTGCCGCAGTCGGCGTCGGCGCGAGGAAGTGCGCCAAGAGGGGGGACAGCATTTGGGGAGCCTGGTTCTTCTTCAATCACTACTTCAGGCCTGCACTCGTGGAGAAGGCAAAGGAGAAGGTGACGCGGGACGCGTCTGGGAGCATCACCGGCTTTGACAAGTCCGATCTCCGCCTTGATGTCTTCCTGGTGCAGCATGACATGGAGAACCTGTACATGTGGGTTTTTAAGGACCGGCCTGACAATGCCCTTGGGAAGATGCAGCTCCGGAGTTTCATGAATGGGCATTCCAAGCACGGGGAGCCATCTTTTCCGTTCAGTGCGGACAAGGGCTTTTCGAGGTCACACCGCATGCAGCGAAAGCACTACCGTGGTCTGTCCAACCCACAGTGCCTTCATGGGATTGAGATTGTGAACTCACCAAACTTGTCGGCAGTTCCTGAGGCTGACATGAAGAGGTGGGCTGAGCTTACAGGAAGGGAGCTTAATTTCTCAGTACCATCTGAAGCGAGTGACTTTGAGTCATGGAGAAATCTTCCAAGCACTGATTTTGAACTTGATAGGCCACAGCCAGCAGCGTCAAAGACCGTCCCACATACCTCTCATAATAATAATCACAAGAAGGCACTGAATGGTTCAGGTCTGAATCTATCTACACCACCGTCATCAGACGATGGGATGGACCTTTCACCAAAGTGCCACAAACGCCGCAAGGACTTCTTTGGTCATGGCGTAGAAGAGGATTGTGCAATGGCCAATAATTCCTGTTCGGAGAGGGAGCAAGAGGTTGAAGTACACACCGGTGAGCCGTCATGGATGCATGACTTCACTGGCGTGGCAAAGCACGCAAGTGGGCCTGTTACTGCTGCCAAGACGATATACGAGGATGATGAAGGCTACCTGATAATGGTGAGCATGCTCTTATCCGATCCACACAGCGTGAAGGTCACCTGGAGGAACACGCTGACGCATGGCGTCGTGAAGATAACATGTGTGAGCACCGCCCGCATGCCCTTCATCAAGAGGCACGACAGGACCTTCAAGCTGACCGACCCTTCCCCTGAGCACTGCCCTCCCGGCGAGTTTGTGAGGGAGATACCTCTGGCCACAAGGATCCCAGAGAACGCCAAGATCGAAGCGTATTACGACGAGACCGGCACTGGACTGGAGATCATGGTACCGAAGCACCGGGTCGGGCCAGAGGAGCATGAAGTTCAG GTGCTACATCACTACATTGGTGGTGATCCCCTTGACTATTCCTTTCTGTGA
- the LOC125542661 gene encoding uncharacterized protein LOC125542661 isoform X1, whose translation MGGEPLLTSLSMENNNSHPCTLLSMDPAGSHPASAESSGGGGAVNGVGASADRELFIIPRHESVRQGPPDINVPLSADPSPPPALWSLDTFDIFDVGLGTHTHESEVALTLPKSSGNGSAAVGVGARKCAKRGDSIWGAWFFFNHYFRPALVEKAKEKVTRDASGSITGFDKSDLRLDVFLVQHDMENLYMWVFKDRPDNALGKMQLRSFMNGHSKHGEPSFPFSADKGFSRSHRMQRKHYRGLSNPQCLHGIEIVNSPNLSAVPEADMKRWAELTGRELNFSVPSEASDFESWRNLPSTDFELDRPQPAASKTVPHTSHNNNHKKALNGSGLNLSTPPSSDDGMDLSPKCHKRRKDFFGHGVEEDCAMANNSCSEREQEVEVHTGEPSWMHDFTGVAKHASGPVTAAKTIYEDDEGYLIMVSMLLSDPHSVKVTWRNTLTHGVVKITCVSTARMPFIKRHDRTFKLTDPSPEHCPPGEFVREIPLATRIPENAKIEAYYDETGTGLEIMVPKHRVGPEEHEVQVCMRPPHLGDNDLVLS comes from the coding sequence ATGGGAGGAGAGCCCCTCCTCACCTCCCTCTCCATGGAGAACAACAACAGCCATCCCTGCACCCTCCTCTCCATGGACCCGGCGGGGTCGCACCCGGCCTCAGCCGAGTCatccggcggtggcggcgccgtCAACGGGGTTGGCGCCAGTGCTGACAGGGAACTCTTCATCATTCCGCGGCACGAGTCTGTGCGTCAAGGCCCGCCGGACATCAACGTCCCGCTGTCAGCAGACCCCTCCCCGCCGCCTGCATTGTGGAGCCTTGACACGTTCGACATTTTCGATGTCGGCCTTGGCACGCACACCCATGAGTCTGAGGTTGCGCTGACCCTTCCAAAGTCGAGCGGCAACGGCAGTGCCGCAGTCGGCGTCGGCGCGAGGAAGTGCGCCAAGAGGGGGGACAGCATTTGGGGAGCCTGGTTCTTCTTCAATCACTACTTCAGGCCTGCACTCGTGGAGAAGGCAAAGGAGAAGGTGACGCGGGACGCGTCTGGGAGCATCACCGGCTTTGACAAGTCCGATCTCCGCCTTGATGTCTTCCTGGTGCAGCATGACATGGAGAACCTGTACATGTGGGTTTTTAAGGACCGGCCTGACAATGCCCTTGGGAAGATGCAGCTCCGGAGTTTCATGAATGGGCATTCCAAGCACGGGGAGCCATCTTTTCCGTTCAGTGCGGACAAGGGCTTTTCGAGGTCACACCGCATGCAGCGAAAGCACTACCGTGGTCTGTCCAACCCACAGTGCCTTCATGGGATTGAGATTGTGAACTCACCAAACTTGTCGGCAGTTCCTGAGGCTGACATGAAGAGGTGGGCTGAGCTTACAGGAAGGGAGCTTAATTTCTCAGTACCATCTGAAGCGAGTGACTTTGAGTCATGGAGAAATCTTCCAAGCACTGATTTTGAACTTGATAGGCCACAGCCAGCAGCGTCAAAGACCGTCCCACATACCTCTCATAATAATAATCACAAGAAGGCACTGAATGGTTCAGGTCTGAATCTATCTACACCACCGTCATCAGACGATGGGATGGACCTTTCACCAAAGTGCCACAAACGCCGCAAGGACTTCTTTGGTCATGGCGTAGAAGAGGATTGTGCAATGGCCAATAATTCCTGTTCGGAGAGGGAGCAAGAGGTTGAAGTACACACCGGTGAGCCGTCATGGATGCATGACTTCACTGGCGTGGCAAAGCACGCAAGTGGGCCTGTTACTGCTGCCAAGACGATATACGAGGATGATGAAGGCTACCTGATAATGGTGAGCATGCTCTTATCCGATCCACACAGCGTGAAGGTCACCTGGAGGAACACGCTGACGCATGGCGTCGTGAAGATAACATGTGTGAGCACCGCCCGCATGCCCTTCATCAAGAGGCACGACAGGACCTTCAAGCTGACCGACCCTTCCCCTGAGCACTGCCCTCCCGGCGAGTTTGTGAGGGAGATACCTCTGGCCACAAGGATCCCAGAGAACGCCAAGATCGAAGCGTATTACGACGAGACCGGCACTGGACTGGAGATCATGGTACCGAAGCACCGGGTCGGGCCAGAGGAGCATGAAGTTCAGGTTTGCATGAGGCCCCCGCATCTTGGCGACAATGATCTCGTTTTATCATAA